A window of Magallana gigas chromosome 8, xbMagGiga1.1, whole genome shotgun sequence genomic DNA:
taattatattatatacaaatCGTTGAATATACGAAGAAAAGATTTTATCTTAGTGAATTGACTAAATTTAAAcccttttttgtaaatattttacactTGCTGCATTCTAGAAAAGAAGAAACTTACTTGATGTAAAATTTGCGGTAAGTGTCTCGTTTGTGCCAGAATAAAAAATGCAGGGCTCTGTCGTACAGCCCGATACATCCACGGATGAAATTTTCCCCGAAACGGAACCTGAAAATGTGTATACATAATACGTGAATTACTCTTGTGTCGTCTTTGGTGacagattaaatatttatagtgtatataatgaaaaatttaaaaaaaacaccatttgTCTATTCTTCTGCACCATTGACCATTTCTGTATTCTTTCGTATCAAATGACTgcaaatttcatatatttcttatcaaaaataTAGCTAATGTTTTTATTAACAATGCAAGCAAAAGTTTACAAAGGCAAAGAATGGTACTTTGTAACAAAGCTATTGTGGAGTTTTAGATGCTGAATTTGTGAAACATACGTGTAACTGGAGGGGGACATATCAAATACTGTTAAAAGGTGTTTTATCCTGTATCTTTATCTTCTCTCATTTTTCACTTAATAGCTCACAATAAGCATCTTACATATAGCCTACCATAATATCGATTTCCCAGATTATAAAGCCTTAATGaaacaacatttgatttttttcttcatatactAGTCTTCAACTTCTATGTACATTTATACCACTATCATATTTTCCCTTTTCCTATTCACCCTTTCTTTTGGTCTTTCATTCCTACCAGTTAGGCATCGCTCAATATCGATTACcaagttttaatttcaaatttctttggaaaatttttctttaagtACTAACTTTGATACTCTATCTTAGTATGTTTGACTTATTGATGCTCTGTGAATAGTTTTGAAACTTTAGCACAATAAGTTTCTTCAatctatatttgttttcaattccCCTTCTTACGTGAGCCCACAACTCCCTCCTTCTTTAATCAGAGGATctatattgtaaacaaaaaaaaaagattaaacaagtttgcattaaAATCTTTACCAAAAATATCAGCCTCTGTCTTTTTTCTTCGGAATATCTTTTTTGCTTATTATTGCACAATTTGAAATCCGTTCTACGTAGTTTAACTTTCTATGACCCTCGGGCGTTGTAGTATGAATAAACCATTCCTTCAAGTTTATTGTTTCATATcgatttcaaaaattatattgttcattttgttcccactttttaaagatatatatatatttctatttcaaattgATTGTCTCCCCTACCCAATCTTCCCATATGAAttcagaaataattttttcaataatacattgttttttaaactcCCATAGAGTAGAGTACAATCATAAcccattattttaatataatggtTTGCAATAACGTAAGGCATACATACAAATAAGAAACTTTATATAAAGTTTAAGTAATAAATGATCATTAAATTTTCtaatatcatttttcttaatattttcgCGTGAAGGGGTCTATAACCcttcattttaaaacttttgaagGCCACTCTACCTACAAAGATTTTGTTGAATTCGTTTGTTTCTTGAGAAGATGAAAGAGTGGTAATTATACGACAAAATCATCAGTGTCCAAAAAAAAATGGTGGACATTTGCAATAAATTTGCAAATTGTCCTCAGCGAACTCCAGCTCGTCTATAAGGTCAGCATGACACAAATTAATactcaatgtttgatttttgtgTACATTTTAATATGTGACACGAAGCGTTTATTGATTTCAGAATCTTCGAGTCTGTCTGCTTCAAAACAGTCAATCTCTTTGTAGATAAGTAATCTCAAAGGATAACAATGGCGCAGtaaagtttcatatttattttctggCCAAAAAGTGCACAGTGGTGCACGTTATTTGGACCCTCGAGGATCACTTTCACTAATGGGTTGGTATGCAGTCTTGTCTCAGAACACAATCCTCTATTATCTATGTATTAAATCAGAAACCGCCTTCGCtacttaaaaattattcaaaacaaactgataaataattaatcaaacggctttaaaagattaaaaaattaaaaacgaaatcacgtcattcatttcattattattttaatactaAGGTAATTTATGTTTGTCATAAATTATCCGAGAAAACTATTACttatcttaaaaatgataacgTCTAAATCGATAGTTTTTCGTTTTGCTTTTCGCTTGCTAGTCATTATTACtagttttatttacaaaatgctatttaatataaaaaaccaAAGATCTataagaaaaacattttgttgggtaaataatgtaaacattttgccACAGTAAAAAGAAAGTTCATCTGATTTGTTTTATAGCATCAGATTCAAAATGAAAtagtaatatatttttgaatattcgtgtaatttgcagatataCGACCAAATTCCTTTAGTTATCTGAAATCTTGGATCTTTGGAAAATTATCAAACGTGACCTCAATACACATAGTGATAACTTTATCAAACATTATTGGCATTCAAAATGACACAAATATTAAACCTTTTTGCTTGATTTTGTCTATTCTTAATATCCAAGGGATCAATTGAATATGTGTAAGGACAAACTGTGTTGGTACactttttgctaaaaaaaaaaaaacatcacccctcatatatattttttaataaaacgtaaagtgttaaaaactgtttatacgaaaaaaatgaagtaattttttcattcattctgTATAGTTTACCTTTTTGCTATATAGTGTAGACATAATGCCATTAGACCTTAGAATTGACATTAAATTGCAGAAAACAGGAAATAGAAAAGTAAACTTATCgtagaatcatttttattcgtgggggGTCAGTGTTCGTGAGTAGCCAAACATTTtctggttcgtggggacgtaatttgtTGGTAGCaagttatattttgtaaataaatattaaacaagtgCTTGTATATATacgttcgtggggatgtaaaaTCGTGGGCAAGGGCTACCCACAAAAGCCACGAACATCGGTCTcccacgaacaatgatgataGAAGAAAAATGTTAATGCGTCaccttttattaattatctttttaaaagaaagtttaggaatacaaatacatgtacatgtactcaaaaTCTTATAATGATTACgacttgtaaaaaaataaatgcacacTGTTACAAAAGACTAACTTTGAGCATATGTTTTTCCCCTCACTTTTTAAATACTGTTATGTAATTATGATCTgaatgtactgtggaatcattaaatttcatggTGACTCAATTTTCGAGGAATTTGTGGGTACCTCTTATCCACGAATTAACTTTCTCcacgaataaataaataagggTTATAAAGCCATACTTCCTTTAGTAGGTATAAGATAATACacgaaatttaaaatttaatcaatccacgaaaattgaccccaACGAGTTTTAATGATTTCCCAGTATATTGACATCTAATAGTCAAATTTTTTCccatttaataaagaaaaaaaagttttttgtatCTGTGCTGTGGACTTTCTATTAATTAAATAGAAGGTTTTTTCACTATCTAGGATAAGTGTTTTATTTGAAGACTGCTGAAATGACAATAATAAAGATCGAAGTCTTATATAACATAAAACTGAAAGAACTCAACAATTGTCTTTTCGTAAACCAATTGAATGAATCATAAATGAACAGTTTTTGAAAGGGGTGATGTAGTTAGTCATGATTAATTGAGATGGCAAATTATTCTAAAACATACAATATGTAATTAATATAATGCAACCAAAATAACAAATTTCCCTTCGTAGATCTAGATTGAAATAAGTTCTTCAACATTAtacgtatatattttttatattttgaattcttcgtataaaaaaaaccttaccaCAGTCCTTGAAAACAGTCGAACTCACTTCATCTGCTGCATAAATAATCACAAGAAAAATTACGACTTTTGCCGACATTTTACAAAGACACGAGTCCGACAATGTCAAGTAGACATTAAAGTTAATAAAAGATAAGACACTTGGTTTATCTATGGAGGTACGCAATGTTACCAATTTTTAATCTTACCGGACCATTTGATAAAACTTGCGATTTGTCAGACACATACTATACCAATACAAAAACATACGGCTGGATTTATTGGTGTTTGAATATGTTTTCATTGaattaatacattcatttgaGTAGCAAATAatcttattttataaaatctaaAGTTTCAGGAAATCTTCCTTGTTCAATAGGTGCATTCAATCGGGCAGTCACTATATTGTTTATTAGTTTGCTAGTTTTtcattacataattttttctaataaaggACAAATAGGAAATTTTGCACTTTAAGTTTAGAACAGGTTGTTTGACAATACATTGACATTAAGTCTTTTgatattcaaagttttaaacTTGTCGTAAagcaacaaaacaaaataaaataagaatcgTGAATTTCACCTTACCCGTTGCAGGTCTTGTCTTGTTACAAGATTGCCATTAACACAATTCATAGCTTAGCTTTCTATCATATCCATGTATCGTATCTCTGTTATAAAATTACGCACATTTGTAATTGTTGATCGATTGattatgttaaaatatgttCACCCCCTTGTAAAAAGTTTGATATGATCATAAAACTCTTGTTATTGTGTCCCTAAGGAGTTAAAATATTAatgcagttttttttcttcaaaatacaaCTGACTGATAGGGGATTATTACTTGTATATTTGGACTTCaaaattgaattctttttttctacAGGGCAGAAGAAACAAAATGGGTGGAAACTTGATAGGAAGAATGGATGTAGGATGGAAAagcaatgaaatgaaatgtagaCGGTTGTCTGTAGGAACGCCACCTGGGAGAATGGGGGTGTGAGCTTATGCAGGATATAAGAGAAGAACAAATTGGTCAGTTGTCAGAGCAAAGCAGTCTTTAGCTAGAGATTGTCTTCCTGAAAGATGAAATCGATAGGTATGTACAGTAGATGTATTCCTGCAAAGGAAAGGTGAACCTTTTgaaacattagtatttttagaaaaataagtattgctttgaaattcatagaaatgaaaatatgtttcttatcCAGTTAGAATTCATTCttctaaaaacaaattcttaaacattttctttcaaaatcatTGGAATTAaacatattcttaaaaaaagatttttgtgtTGTGCCATCGtgtatcataaaaatataaagagttaaattatttgtaattatatcatgatttaaaactatttctttttttttctttttttgcagaTTTCCCCTACTTTGTTGGCGTTTTcatgattataaatatatttaacacGAATTGTGTGCCAATCAACATGTGCGCTGGTAGTAATGAAAGAAGTAATGTTTTTCAAATAGCATCTTCGGAGACTCTGACAGAATCAATACCTCGCCTGCTACAGAAATTTCAACTTTTCATCAGAAATTTAGGAGAATTTATCAGTATCCTTGTAAGTACTTCTATTTATTACGGAAAGTCATTTCAACTGAATCATAAGTGGTCTACTGTAtaaagggaaatattcgcccccgttttattttcgcccctctAACACTCGTTCAACGGGCGATTTAAAGCCTGGTCGATTTTCAATggctcaaattatctctctttaaacccAACTTTGTCCGGGTGAATTTAAGACGTGGCGAAAACGTTTGCAAGTGAAGAATAGCGAAAAGCacaggggcgaaaataaccaagaatacagtattatattgattattttataagttgtaatttttttccaacaaTGGAATACTTTTCTCTATAATTTTAATCTATAAGATTTTCGTATTAGGATTTCagtttaagaattttttatttagaaaagaaaagtttAACATTTCATTCTTAGGCTTAATACTAGTAGAATTTTTCACTCCTTTTATATATCTGTACGTTAACGTTTACTTAAAAAACACCGTTACCATGAattcattttgttgtttttctaaCTTGCAATTGTAAACGTTCAGGTAATACCTAAGAATATCCAGATGTCCACTATTAGTCTTTGAAAAGTTCTTGGCAGTTGTCTCAATACTGCTCAGAttctattctttcttgttgtATTTAACCAACTTAAAGTCATAAGTTTCAGTCCTTTAAGGTACTGACGTTGTCTTAATGTCTCCTGGAGTTCCCTTGACATACATTAAAAGTGTTTAACAGcacttttatatcatattttacaatttaaaatcttccttTTCACAACCTCAATGTTTCACATAAAAATAAGAAACCAatctcaaatgaaaaaaaatattttaaatgataataaatgttGATGATTGATGTTAAGAAATGTGTAACAAAATGGTTTCGGTTTCGGAAAACAGTCAATTTCACGACATTTTATCCTTTAACATAATAAGAAATGCAAGACTTTCTCTGTTTTATTAAAAAGCTTAAACATCCACAAAGATAAGACAgtgtttcaattaatttctgTAGAATGAGAGGGGATTGAGGGGTGACCAACATTTGCTCGAGGCGGTAACATCATCGGAGAGTTTAGATGGTTTCCCTGATCTTGATTTACAACCTGCAGAGGGAGTGAGTATATGATTAGCATTTCTAAATGACTAAAGTACAACTGTAATATTTCTCAACGTTTCACATGATTTAAAAGCAAGTCATGAAGGTTgacaaatttattataaaaacttatattttataatgtatattataatataaaatatttcaatattttataatataaaatttatattttgcttTTACTACTTCGAAGGACGTGGACGAACAACTTCTCAAAGACTACCATATTCTACTCACAGTCTGGCCTTTTGTGGAACACATGTATCTCATTGAGAAAGATTCCGACCGGCAGTTATACATCTCATTTGTTAATGGACTTTATAGTGTTCTTGAAAATCTCATTTGCGaattttacagtattttagTTAATCGTAACGGTGTTATCCCTCCATTAGAAACTCCTTCGATTGTTCCGGAGGCGTACAAGGAGATGTCCGCCGCCAGTCGCCATCTTTATCACTATTTGGTGGCACGGGATATGCAACATATAGTATCTCTTCTCGACAACAGATATAGAGACAtgtgatttataaaaaatgacTTCAATGCTCATTGAAAATATGTGATAACCAAAACAACATCATCGGTGCTTATTGGACTTTGACATTACTTATGAgagttgttttaaataaaattttgcatatattcttacataaggtttttttttttatctttcaacaCAAAACCAACACATTTCTTGTACGAATTAAATAGGGtcaattattatgaaaatttaatataaataattcttcaGGTATGACGATACTTATCTtccattaattttcattttttcacagTATGAAAATTGTAGTTCATCTTATATTATACTTTCCTTTTTGGATATATGGtttcaataaaaatcaaagtactgagagtactgaaagacggggtcttgaaagtttgaatttataATTGTCCACATTTTCCACGAATATGTTCTAAAAATTATGAGTctgaattagttgtttcaacCTAGTATGTTAAAATTCGGCTTTTTGCAGTTAGCTGAtaatttgtctaaattttactcaatcccagccgggactgttcttcataaatgtagaaaattgacacaacggtattttatgtaaaataagaccccagggaaaaattttaaaaactacaacTAACCGGGGAAATCAAAACAACTACACGTATATTTATGtagataatttaaattattagatttatttaattttgtgatccaagggaaaatctaCAAGTCGGACGGATCTGTTACAAAGTTTATGAAAActccgaaaactctcaaactgctgaattaccgaacaaagttaacattgcataccgataacaaacacaggcaccagacgttagaaatatttctttttacaataagattattcCAAGTAGTATAACAATAAGAAAGTTCACCACGgtagccattttgattttttagaccgacttatctgtCACGATTTTCTTGCGGCGCAATCCATAttaaattaataggtaaaaataaattcgttcgccacttactactttttgtgtaaactcgtgcatcatcTACACGAAATACGATGCAActgttcctttcattaaaaatcatactccgaattCAATCAACTGGTTTTCAAATCGATAAAACTAGAAAATGGAGACCAAAAGTGATGAATCGCGTCATGATTTGGGGTAGACCTTTCCTGATTGACAGTTATATATTTCGTTAAAAATAAAGCAACAGAATATTTAagacattaattgataaatgaaCAGAGATAAGTCAGTTGGTTTTACTGACAATTGCTAAAGCAAAAATTATTGTAtgataattgtaaattgttaattttagctAATAATTCAGAATTATTTGAGTTTAAAATTTCTAATGTATGCAAAGTTAACGTTATTTACagcaaaattaacaaatgttttaGGACATTGTCATTTAAGGGATCTGCATGTGTTCTTTCAATACACTCTCGTCTATTGAGCGCACATTTTCATGCGTGtcttgaaaaaatgaaattaatttcgaaagcgatttaatttcaattttttcgaAGGGCTACAATAAAGGATTTgtaaatcagattttaaaactacGATAAAAACTTGTAGTTTTTATCTTCTTAAAAATTGAGATAAGTACTATTGctttacatgtactaccacacggtaaataaaaagtttacaacgtaACAACCATGCATTATCTCTGAATTCATAGGTCTAATATTAGTGCCAGATATATACCGATGGGAGAAAGATCGGCTTAGTTTCTGATGAGAGACATTAagatattgatgaaaaaaattcttttaaatcatgaatatgACTGGTTTTGTCCGTTATAAAGTGTagaaaaaagtgtaaacttatgtctcataacattaaaaaaaaataaatgattatatatgattattatatTCCAACtgagccggaaaacatgaacattaacatttaacttggttcttcaatcaataacattgtatatattatttgatctattggtcacccaaaatgtataatctaatAGATTTTGCTAACAatgcattgttcaaaatttaaattcagtttaattaacttcatagttaattaatgaaaaggcaaattcagacttgtttttattttctatgtacaaaatttagagatgaacagcagtcataccgcaaatagactggaagccaatgaatttaatatgtaagacatctgtgtataacccgtccagATTTTAACCTCGGCTCGCGCATGAAGTTCGGCATTTTTCAGGTGatagattgttaaaataaaattcacaacttttcaaatatGGCACATTGCCTTTCGGAACTTCCGAGTCAACCTTCATCCTCTTTCATTGATCAATGAGCTCGTCCACCAACTGATTTGTCGACGg
This region includes:
- the LOC105331847 gene encoding uncharacterized protein translates to MKSIDFPYFVGVFMIINIFNTNCVPINMCAGSNERSNVFQIASSETLTESIPRLLQKFQLFIRNLGEFISILNERGLRGDQHLLEAVTSSESLDGFPDLDLQPAEGDVDEQLLKDYHILLTVWPFVEHMYLIEKDSDRQLYISFVNGLYSVLENLICEFYSILVNRNGVIPPLETPSIVPEAYKEMSAASRHLYHYLVARDMQHIVSLLDNRYRDM